In Pantoea cypripedii, the following proteins share a genomic window:
- a CDS encoding sugar ABC transporter ATP-binding protein: MSDEIILQANHISMLFPGTLALDRVDYRVWRGKVNVIIGENGAGKSTLMKILAGVQQPTTGEMFLNGQKVVFAGTRDAARHGIGMVHQELNLFENLSVSENIFLGREIQRGIRPINEAEQARRTAALMQRLDQPISPQEKVGNLKVGQQQLVEIAKALAEDADILILDEPTSALSKTEVEILFRVIRELTRQGVSIIYISHRLEELMAIGDVITILRDGRFQAEAKVSEIDVPWIVREMLGSEPVSNFLPPNRQFGAAVLEAEHITCVSPNGNTLVDDVSFHVRSGEIVGIYGLMGAGRTELFECLLGSQRNYLGKLWLDSKPLPTRLPTAERIRMGMSLVPEDRKRAGIFPISSVASNLTIASLWRRLSHRMVIAQQAEREAVSSTVGNLAIKVSSPEVAISALSGGNQQKVVIGRSLLTNPRLLLLDEPSRGIDVGAKAEVFRMMVRLSEQGIAVLFSTSDLKEIMAVADRILVMSGGKLTADLPRAEAEEAALVKASAQGF, from the coding sequence ATGAGCGACGAAATTATCCTGCAGGCGAATCATATCTCGATGTTGTTCCCCGGCACGCTGGCGCTGGATCGGGTGGATTATCGCGTCTGGCGCGGCAAAGTGAACGTCATTATCGGCGAAAACGGTGCCGGTAAATCGACGCTGATGAAAATTCTTGCCGGTGTCCAGCAGCCCACCACCGGTGAAATGTTTCTTAACGGGCAGAAAGTGGTGTTCGCTGGTACGCGCGATGCGGCACGACACGGCATCGGCATGGTGCATCAGGAGCTGAACCTGTTTGAGAACCTCAGCGTGTCCGAAAACATTTTTCTCGGGCGTGAGATTCAGCGTGGTATCCGGCCGATTAACGAAGCGGAGCAGGCACGCCGCACCGCCGCGCTGATGCAGCGTCTTGATCAGCCGATCTCGCCGCAGGAAAAGGTCGGCAACCTCAAAGTCGGACAGCAGCAACTGGTGGAAATCGCCAAAGCGCTGGCGGAGGACGCCGACATCCTGATCCTCGACGAACCCACCTCGGCGCTGAGTAAAACCGAAGTGGAGATTCTGTTCCGGGTGATCCGTGAACTGACGCGCCAGGGCGTATCGATTATTTATATCTCGCACCGGCTGGAGGAGTTGATGGCGATTGGTGATGTGATCACCATCCTGCGCGACGGTCGCTTCCAGGCGGAAGCTAAGGTCAGCGAGATCGATGTGCCGTGGATTGTGCGCGAGATGCTCGGCAGCGAACCGGTCAGCAACTTTCTGCCGCCGAATCGCCAGTTCGGTGCGGCGGTGCTGGAGGCAGAACACATCACCTGTGTCAGCCCGAATGGCAACACGCTGGTGGATGATGTCAGCTTCCATGTGCGTTCCGGGGAGATTGTCGGCATTTACGGGCTAATGGGGGCCGGGCGTACCGAACTGTTCGAATGTCTGCTGGGCAGCCAGCGTAACTATCTCGGCAAGCTATGGCTCGATAGCAAGCCGTTGCCGACGCGTTTGCCAACCGCAGAACGAATTCGCATGGGGATGAGCCTGGTGCCGGAAGATCGTAAACGTGCCGGGATCTTTCCCATCTCCTCCGTCGCCAGCAATCTGACCATCGCCAGCCTGTGGCGACGCCTGTCGCACCGCATGGTGATTGCCCAGCAGGCGGAGCGCGAAGCGGTGAGCAGCACGGTGGGCAATCTGGCGATCAAAGTGTCATCGCCGGAGGTGGCTATCAGCGCCTTAAGCGGCGGTAATCAACAGAAGGTGGTGATTGGTCGCTCGCTGTTAACCAATCCGCGCCTGCTGCTGCTGGACGAACCGAGTCGCGGCATTGATGTCGGGGCCAAAGCAGAGGTGTTCCGCATGATGGTGCGCCTGTCGGAGCAGGGCATTGCGGTGCTGTTTTCCACCTCCGATCTGAAAGAAATCATGGCCGTCGCCGACCGTATTCTGGTGATGTCTGGCGGCAAACTCACAGCCGATCTTCCGCGCGCAGAAGCAGAAGA
- a CDS encoding DUF2291 family protein produces MKGKAAGGLIMAALTLLLTACTVVDLDANGNPIMPKDPHAKPGYTNQTPQQIAEESWQSRVAQPAEKQALSWGDMETKSHTLKAGTSESVFVRAGGTVTALDSSNDRERVLTVTINGKPVKVLIGPVLRSNAIRDAAGFRFEEFTNQVQYAQLTKALNRHAVKQLPTVDASWVGKPLQAILAVTMGPGTVDEVVAVQLQQGNG; encoded by the coding sequence ATGAAGGGCAAAGCAGCAGGCGGATTGATCATGGCGGCGCTGACGTTGCTGCTGACGGCATGCACCGTGGTGGATCTTGATGCAAACGGCAATCCCATCATGCCGAAAGATCCCCATGCCAAACCGGGCTACACCAACCAGACGCCGCAGCAAATCGCGGAAGAAAGCTGGCAAAGCCGGGTCGCACAGCCAGCAGAAAAACAGGCGCTGAGCTGGGGTGATATGGAAACCAAAAGCCATACGTTGAAAGCGGGCACCAGCGAAAGCGTGTTTGTACGCGCCGGCGGCACGGTGACGGCGCTGGATAGCAGCAACGATCGCGAACGCGTCCTGACCGTCACCATTAATGGCAAACCGGTGAAGGTGTTGATCGGTCCGGTGCTGCGCAGCAATGCGATTCGTGATGCAGCAGGCTTCCGTTTCGAAGAGTTCACCAATCAGGTGCAGTACGCACAACTGACCAAAGCGCTGAATCGCCATGCGGTGAAACAGCTACCCACGGTGGATGCCAGCTGGGTGGGCAAACCGCTACAGGCGATTCTGGCGGTCACCATGGGGCCGGGCACGGTGGATGAAGTGGTGGCTGTGCAGTTGCAACAGGGGAACGGATGA